Below is a genomic region from Spirosoma radiotolerans.
GATTACAACCACGACGGGAAAACTGATATTCTGTTAACGGGTAACTTCTTCGACGTCCTGACCGAAGTGGGTCGATACGATGCCAATTATGGTTTACTATTGCTGGGTAATGGGCGGGCGGGAGATGGTAAATTACGCTTTACCGGCACGAAGCCCGAACAGACCGGTTTCTTTGTGCGTGGCCAAATTCGGCGGATGATGACCGCCCGTGGGGCAAATGGAAGTCAGTTCATTGTACTGGCCAAAAACAACGACCGTGCGCAGGTTTTTGCGGTCTCGAAAGGTGGAAAACCATGATACGATTCCTGCAGGACTTAGGTAACACCGGGTTGAAATCCGGCGTAGATGATCTGATTAATACATTGCGCCGGGTTGAAACCCGCTATTGCCTGAATTCTATCCTTCTTGTTTTAGTCGGGTGCGCTCTTCTCCTGTCGGGTTGCTCTTCAGGTCCGACGGCGCAAGAAAAACCTCTCTTTCAGTTGCTGGATTCGGCACAAACGGGCGTTGGATTTCGCAATGAGTTACGCAACACCGACAGTTTGTCTATTCTGGATTACCTGTATTTTTATAATGGTGGCGGTGTTGCCGTTGGCGATCTGAACAACGATGGCCTGAATGATCTCTACTTCGTTTCCAATCAGGGAGCCAATAAGCTTTACCTAAACAAGGGGAAGTTTGCCTTTACTGACATAACCACTCAAAGTGGAACCATAGGCCGGGCCGACTGGCAAACGGGCGTAACAATGGCCGATGTTAATGGAGATGGCTGGCTCGATATTTATGTGTGTGCCGTCAATCACTTTAAAGGCTTAAAAGGTGTTAATGAACTGTATATCAATAACGGCCCCGGCAAGGGTGGTATCCCAACCTTTACCGAACGGGCTGCTGAGTATGGGCTGGCGTTTGCTGGTTTCTCCACCCAGGCTGCTTTCTTCGATTACGATCACGATGGCGATTTAGACTGCTTCCTGCTGAATCATGCCGTCCATACATCCCGTAGCTTTGACAATGTGTCGACCCGTAACAACCGAAATCGCGAATCCGGCGATTATCTGTTTCGGAATGATGGTGTCAAGGCTGGTCAGGCGCATTTTACCGATGTAAGTGAGCAGGCAGGTATTTTTGGTGCGGCCATGGGCTATGGCCTGGGCGTTGCTGTTGCTGATCTGAATAACGATGGCTGGGAAGACCTGTACGTTTCCAACGACTTTCACGAGGACGATTATTACTATGTCAATAACCACAAAGGCGGCTTTGTTGAGTCTGTCAGGCAGGCGTTCGCACATACGAGCCGGTTCTCGATGGGAAATGACGTGGCCGACGTGAATAATGATGGCTTTCCTGATGTAATGACTCTGGATATGTACCCGGCAGATGAGACCGTCGAGAAGTCATCCCAGGGTGAAGACCCTCTGGATATTTACCGGTACAAGCTTTCGTACGGCTACATGAACCAGTATAGTCGTAACTGTTTGCAACTTAGCCTGTCTGGAAAGAAATTTATGGATATCGGCGTGATGGCTGGGGTAGCGGCTACGGACTGGAGCTGGGCGCCTTTGCTGGCCGATTACGACAATGACGGAATCAAGGATTTGTTCATTGCCAACGGTATTGCCCGGCGGCCAAACAACCTCGATTACATTAAGTACATCTCGAATGGAGCGTTGCAGAATGAGTTGAGGTCTTCCTCGCGGCTGGATGAAAAAGCAATTCAGCTTATGCCCGAAGGGAAAGTGCACAATTACCTGTATCGCGGAACACCCAGCCTTCAATTCGATGATAAATCGGCGGCCTGGGGCTTCGAGATGCCAACGCTCTCGTGTGGGGCCGCTTATGCGGATCTGGACAACGATGGCGATCTGGACCTGATTACGAACAACATAAATGATCCCGCCGGGCTTTACCGAAACGAGGCAACGACGTTGTTTTCAGCAAATACCCATTTGACGGTTAAGCTTAAAGGCAATTCACTCAATACATTTGGCGTGGGTGCTAAAGTCATTCTAAAGTACAGTGATTCCCTTCAGTTCCAGCAGTTAATGCCAACTCGCGGTTTTGAATCCTCGGTCGCGCCCGAACTATTGTTTGGTTTGAGTAAACGGACGGTTATCGATTCGCTGATCGTGATCTGGCCGAGTGGCCGCATGGAAGTTCAGAAGAATGTCAAAACCAACCAGATTATTACCCTTCGACAGGCAAACGCCCAACTGGACGGCACCACCTATCGCTACACCATTGGCCCTGGCAAACCGCTATTCGCTGAGGTGACAAAAACGGATACAATACCTTACCGGCATCAGGAGGATACAGATTATTTTGACTTCGTTCGTGAGTCACTGATGCCGTTCAAAGTCTCAACCGAAGGCCCACACTTAGCCGTGGGTGATGTGAATGGGGATGGGCTGGACGACATCTACGCCGGAGGAGCTCGCTGGCAGGCGGGTAGCTTGCTGATTCAGCAGCCGAATGGCAGATTTAGTCCATCAGTCCAAGCCGACTTTCGAAAAGACTCTGTGTATGAAGATGTAGACGCGGTCTTCTTTGATGCCGATGGCGATAAGGATCTGGACCTGTACGTCGTTTCGGGTGGCAACGAGTTTTATAATAAAATGCCCGAGCAGTTTGACCGGCTATATGTGAACGATGGTCAGGGAAATTTCAGCCGGTTAGCCAATGCGCTTCCGCCCATGTATGACAATAAAAGCTGCGTTCGGCCGGTAGACATTGACAACGATGGTGATCTGGATTTGTTCATTGGTGGGCGGGTGGTAGGCATGGCCTACGGCAAGTCACCGAGTTCTTATCTGCTGGTTAATGATAGTAAGAAGGGCAGCCAGCCGCATTTTTCGGATCAGACCGATAAGATGGCTTCGGATCTGCGCAAGGCAGGTATGATAACGGACGCCGTCTGGGCTGATTATGACGGAGATAAAGACCAGGACCTGATTTTGGCCGGTGACTGGATGCCGATTCGCATTTTTGTCAATGAAAACGGGAAATTTACCGAAGCGAAATCCATTGCTGACAATGAAACGCCCCTGAGCGGGTTCTACCAGCGAGTGATTGCGGCCGACTTTGATAAAG
It encodes:
- a CDS encoding VCBS repeat-containing protein, with protein sequence MIRFLQDLGNTGLKSGVDDLINTLRRVETRYCLNSILLVLVGCALLLSGCSSGPTAQEKPLFQLLDSAQTGVGFRNELRNTDSLSILDYLYFYNGGGVAVGDLNNDGLNDLYFVSNQGANKLYLNKGKFAFTDITTQSGTIGRADWQTGVTMADVNGDGWLDIYVCAVNHFKGLKGVNELYINNGPGKGGIPTFTERAAEYGLAFAGFSTQAAFFDYDHDGDLDCFLLNHAVHTSRSFDNVSTRNNRNRESGDYLFRNDGVKAGQAHFTDVSEQAGIFGAAMGYGLGVAVADLNNDGWEDLYVSNDFHEDDYYYVNNHKGGFVESVRQAFAHTSRFSMGNDVADVNNDGFPDVMTLDMYPADETVEKSSQGEDPLDIYRYKLSYGYMNQYSRNCLQLSLSGKKFMDIGVMAGVAATDWSWAPLLADYDNDGIKDLFIANGIARRPNNLDYIKYISNGALQNELRSSSRLDEKAIQLMPEGKVHNYLYRGTPSLQFDDKSAAWGFEMPTLSCGAAYADLDNDGDLDLITNNINDPAGLYRNEATTLFSANTHLTVKLKGNSLNTFGVGAKVILKYSDSLQFQQLMPTRGFESSVAPELLFGLSKRTVIDSLIVIWPSGRMEVQKNVKTNQIITLRQANAQLDGTTYRYTIGPGKPLFAEVTKTDTIPYRHQEDTDYFDFVRESLMPFKVSTEGPHLAVGDVNGDGLDDIYAGGARWQAGSLLIQQPNGRFSPSVQADFRKDSVYEDVDAVFFDADGDKDLDLYVVSGGNEFYNKMPEQFDRLYVNDGQGNFSRLANALPPMYDNKSCVRPVDIDNDGDLDLFIGGRVVGMAYGKSPSSYLLVNDSKKGSQPHFSDQTDKMASDLRKAGMITDAVWADYDGDKDQDLILAGDWMPIRIFVNENGKFTEAKSIADNETPLSGFYQRVIAADFDKDGDIDLMAGNLGTNTKLRKTPDSYLRMWVKDVDNNQSTEQIIAYNRGKEMYPLAFKDELGKQMPSIVNKRFTDYVSFAGKPLDAVLSDDDLKGADERTVNQFASVYLENVNGKFVVHELPMLAQVSKLFALQAIDIDHDGDLDLLGGGNFYGVSTYQGRYDASYGLVLRNDGKGKFVALSPVDSGFCLMAKFGHPSSAHGSGCFNYGCPERCRLTTLQASVSSLSYKLLVLLITHNRYGRF